In Rana temporaria chromosome 3, aRanTem1.1, whole genome shotgun sequence, a single window of DNA contains:
- the LOC120933769 gene encoding phospholipid scramblase 2-like isoform X2, which yields MQKEAYQDPPPNYEAITTTAPPESYPISSHTGESALVKGVPPGLQRLLQMNQISLQEKFTVSQDWGRSFDVLDQMGQRMYQVTQYVQCCGPLYDLKVRDNAGQEVMALLESRACRCSHLVEVIVPSYGLVGLVTLNWNTFVTHLSIMNPSKEVILLILGPSFQTSIFGNVTFEVKSRDEQHVVGMIKGEGNKYIVTFPMDMEVTMKAMIMASCFFLDSIINEKRRYVATRPSSD from the exons ATGCAGAAAGAAGCCTACCAGGATCCTCCTCCTAATTATGAAGCCATCACAACCACCGCCCCTCCCGAGAGCTACCCGATCTCATCACACACCGGAGAAAGTGCGCTGGTTAAAGGGGTCCCTCCAGGACTTCAAAGACTGCTACAG ATGAACCAGATCTCCTTGCAAGAGAAAT tcaCGGTGTCACAAGACTGGGGGCGGAGCTTTGATGTTCTGGATCAGATGGGTCAGCGGATGTATCAGGTCACCCAGTATGTGCAGTGCTGTGGGCCCCTCTACGATCTGAAGGTTCGAGACAACGCGGGTCAGGAGGTCATGGCGTTGCTGGAGAGCCGTGCGTGCCGCTGTTCTCATCTG GTGGAGGTGATTGTCCCATCATATGGGCTCGTTGGATTGGTCACTTTGAACTGGAACACCTTTGTCACCCATTTGTCCATCATGAACCCCTCAAAGGAGGTTATTCTTCTTATTCTGGGCCCCAGCTTCCAGACCAGCATCTTCGGGAATGTAACCTTTGAG GTGAAATCTCGGGATGAGCAGCATGTGGTGGGGATGATAAAAGGTGAGGGGAACAAGTACATCGTCACATTTCCGATGGACATGGAGGTGACGATGAAAGCCATGATAATGGCCTCCTGCTTCTTTCTG GATTCCATTATTAATGAAAAAAGGAGATACGTGGCAACCCGTCCGAGCAGCGACTAA
- the LOC120933769 gene encoding phospholipid scramblase 2-like isoform X1, with amino-acid sequence MQEEWTQWRNQYKTVTMQKEAYQDPPPNYEAITTTAPPESYPISSHTGESALVKGVPPGLQRLLQMNQISLQEKFTVSQDWGRSFDVLDQMGQRMYQVTQYVQCCGPLYDLKVRDNAGQEVMALLESRACRCSHLVEVIVPSYGLVGLVTLNWNTFVTHLSIMNPSKEVILLILGPSFQTSIFGNVTFEVKSRDEQHVVGMIKGEGNKYIVTFPMDMEVTMKAMIMASCFFLDSIINEKRRYVATRPSSD; translated from the exons aaacaGTTACAATGCAGAAAGAAGCCTACCAGGATCCTCCTCCTAATTATGAAGCCATCACAACCACCGCCCCTCCCGAGAGCTACCCGATCTCATCACACACCGGAGAAAGTGCGCTGGTTAAAGGGGTCCCTCCAGGACTTCAAAGACTGCTACAG ATGAACCAGATCTCCTTGCAAGAGAAAT tcaCGGTGTCACAAGACTGGGGGCGGAGCTTTGATGTTCTGGATCAGATGGGTCAGCGGATGTATCAGGTCACCCAGTATGTGCAGTGCTGTGGGCCCCTCTACGATCTGAAGGTTCGAGACAACGCGGGTCAGGAGGTCATGGCGTTGCTGGAGAGCCGTGCGTGCCGCTGTTCTCATCTG GTGGAGGTGATTGTCCCATCATATGGGCTCGTTGGATTGGTCACTTTGAACTGGAACACCTTTGTCACCCATTTGTCCATCATGAACCCCTCAAAGGAGGTTATTCTTCTTATTCTGGGCCCCAGCTTCCAGACCAGCATCTTCGGGAATGTAACCTTTGAG GTGAAATCTCGGGATGAGCAGCATGTGGTGGGGATGATAAAAGGTGAGGGGAACAAGTACATCGTCACATTTCCGATGGACATGGAGGTGACGATGAAAGCCATGATAATGGCCTCCTGCTTCTTTCTG GATTCCATTATTAATGAAAAAAGGAGATACGTGGCAACCCGTCCGAGCAGCGACTAA